The Deferribacterota bacterium genome includes the window GAGGTATATTATTAGAAAAGATATTTATCCAAGACTTAATAGAGATGTCTTTACAATAGCCCAATCAAATTTTTTAGGGGTCAAGGCTAATCTAGATGTTGATACAGTTTATATTATAACAAAGACTATTTTTGAAAATCTATCCTTTTTGTACAATATCCATTCAGCAACAAGAGCAATAAACTTAGAAAATGCTATTCAGTCGCTACCTGTTCCACTGCATCCTGGAGCTCTTAAGTATTATAGAGAAAGGGGCTTAAATATACCTAAGAGATTGATAGTGGATTCCAAATGAATATTGATATAATATCTGCCAAGAAAGAGCTTCCTATAATTGGCAAGTATATTATATATACTGTGGCCGTTCTCTCCTCCCTTTTTCATTTATGGGTTAACACAATTGGTGTAATACCAGAGATTGAAAGAAATGCAATCCACTATATTTTTATGTTAAGCCTTGTTTTCTTAATGTATCCAGCATTTGGGAAGAATAGATTTATTCTATTTGATTATCTTTGTTTGTTGTTAGTTGTTGCTGTTGGCTTCTATTTATTGATATTCGATGAGGCCTTGCACGCTAGAAACGAAGTTATGGTAGTATCAGATGTTATATTTGCTACGGCTGCTGTATTAATACTTTTTGAGGCAACAAGGAGAGCAGTAGGCTTAACAATACCCATTCTCTCATTAATATTTATTAGTTATGCACTCTTTCTTGGTGATTATTTTGAAGGGATCTGGAATTTTCCAGGGGTTACCTATACTAGATTAATGTATAGGATGTATTTTGCTCCTGATGGGATATTTGGCTCAATTGCAACAATTTCATCAACCTTTGTTATATTGTTTGTTATTTTTGCATCCTTTTTGTTATACTCTGGTGCGGGGTCATTTATAATAAATTTAGCAATGGCTTTGATGGGGAAAAGAGTTGGAGGGCCAGCTAAAATTGCAGTATTTGCAAGTGGCATTATGGGTTCTATCTCAGGTAGTGCAGTGGCAAACACATCTGCTACTGGTTCAATAACTATTCCACTAATGAAACGAGTTGGTTTTAAAGCTGAATTTGCGGCTGCAGTTGAGGCAGCTGCTTCTACAGGCGGTCAAATACTCCCACCTATTATGGGAGCTGGGGCTTTTATTATGAGTCAATGGACAGGTATTTCCTATGTAAATATAATATTAGTCGCTTTTATGCCGGCTATATTATACTACATAACAATTATCTTTTATGTTCATTTACGAGCCAAAAAGAAAAGTTTTGCTGTGTTGAAGGATGAAGAAATTCCAAATATTAAGGATGTGTTAAAAGATGGCTGGAGTTTTATTATACCAATAATTATTTTAATAGGTTTATTAATCTATGGTTATACCCCAACTTTTTCAGCAGCTGTTGGTATTATAGCTGTAGTTGTTTGTAGCTATTTTAACAAAAATAGTAGAATGGGTTTACACTCTATACTTGATGCACTGGCACTGGGTTCGTTGAATATGGTTACAACAGGTACAATTTTGCTTTGTGCCGGTATCGTTGTTGAGGTTATAATATTAACGGGGCTCGGATTAAAATTTTCTATGCTTATTAGCATGTTAGCAGGGCATTCTCTAATAATTACCCTTTTATTGGTTGCTCTTGCTGCAACAATTTTGGGGATGGGTTTACCAGTTACAGCATCATATATAGTACTTGCGGTGTTAACAGCACCCTCTATTTTAGCATTAATGAATGCAGGCTATCTTGCAGCACATTTTAATATATCATTGCAAGATGCTTTAAATCCGCAGGTTGCTCAAGGATTAATGCATTTTATACCAGAGAATATAAAAAAATCTTCATTACTTGCAGCACATATGGCTATATTTTGGTTTTCACAAACTTCTAATGTAACACCACCAATATGTCTTGCTTCTTATGCAGCAGCTGGAATAGCAAAAGCAGACCCAATAAAAACGGGTTTTATATCATTAGCATTAGCTAAAGGACTATACATTATACCCTTTTTATTTATTTATACCCCGATTCTTTTTACAGGCCCATTATTTGATTCAATTGAAACAATTATATTAGCTACGATAGGGTTATTTTCTTTGGCAGTTTTATTTGAAGGGTATTATATAACTACATTAAATACTGTATATAGACTTTTCTTTGGGTTGTCTGGCCTCTTAATGTTGCTACCATCGTTTTATTATCATATTGCTGGACTTTGCTTATTTATTATTATGACATTTATATTATTTTCTAAAAAAAAGGCTACTTCGCATAAATTTTAAAACTAATATCTTGGAATATACTATTTTTGTTTTCAAGGTATGTTAAAAAGTGTTCATCTTTATAATTTTTATTTAATAGTTCTTCTAATCTTAAAAAATTAAATATGTGTTCTTTTGTCCTTTTAGTAGCATAGTTATCTGCAGTTTTAGTTGTTATTAGAAATGCCCAGTCACTACTTTGTGCAAGTAACAACTCTCTTGCCATTTGATTAAGTAGCCTGATTCTAAAAGGGTTTACTGTATTTATATAATATTTTGCATAATATACCATTTTATCTGCCATATAGTGAAGATGCCTATAAATCCAATCGTTTGCCCCATTTAACCATACTTCATAATAGCCTTTATCTCCCCATGATGAAGGGTTTAATGAAACAACTTGATTTGCTGGATATTCCTTTAAATAATCTAGTGGTGTTATAGCTTTTATCTCTCCTGAGTCATTAAGATTTTTAAATATATTATATAGAAATTCATGTCCCTCAAACCACCAATGGCCAAAAAGTTCAGAGTCATAAGGGGATACAATAACGGGTTTTCTATCCATTAATTTTGATAGTTCACTTAATTGTCTATATCTTTCATTTACAAAATGGCCTGCGTGTTCGGCTGTTTTTTCTAGTGCAATTTTATAATCATAAGGTTCTTTATAGTCAGTTTTGCCAGTAATCTTATAATATTTAAAACCAGTAAAAACGCGAACTCCATCAGGGTTTATGTAATCTTTAATATAATTAAAATCAAGATCAAAGCCTATATCCCTGTAAAAATCACGATAATTAAAATCGCCTGGATAACCCTCTTCAGCAGACCAAACCTGTTTAGATGAAATAATATCTCTAGCAAAAGTGGCTACTCCTTTTTCTGTATAAACAGGGGCAAATACACCATATTTTGGTCGTGGTTCAGAATATAATACACCATGTGCATCTAAGAAAAAATATCTAATGCCAAACTCAGCTAATATTTCCTCTAGTCCAACATAATAAGCACATTCAGGCAGCCAGATTCCCTTAGGGGATTCTTCAAAATGCTTATTGTAGTTAGTTACAGCCATATGGATCTGTGCTTTTATAGCAGCTGTATTAACCTGTAATAATGGTAAAAGGCCGTGGGTTGCTGCGCATGTGATTATTTCTATTTTTCCAATATCTTTAAAATATTTAAATCCTTTCAATACATTTTTATTTAAAAATTCATAAAAAAAACTTTTTATATTCTTATATCTATTAAGATAGAACAGGGCAATCTCATTAAATATTGCATCCTTTTTTGTTCGCTCTACTTCTTTGTTTGCTAGTTCAATCTGTTTTTCTAAATGGACTTCATATTTGTATAGCAATGTTGTATCTACCAACATTTCACATAGTGTAGGTGAGAGGGATACAGTAAACCTGCTATAGATGTGTTCTTCCTCCAATCTCTTTAATAACATAAGTAGTGGAATATAGCATTCATCTATTGCTTCAAATAGCCATTTCTCTTCCAAAAAGAAGCTATATTCTGGGTGTTTAACAAAGGGTAAGTGTGAATGCAGTACTAATACCCAATAACCTTTCATTTTTTTACCTGTAAAGATCTCCAGAGCTTTTAATATGTTTTGATAACTGCTTTAATAGCTCTCTGTGGAAAGCGATGCTACTTGGATGTATATTTGAGTCAATACCTGAGAGTTTTAATATTTCCATGTAATTCTCATCTATTGACAAAAAAGTTTCATCAGTTTTATCAGATATACCAGCCCTTGGGACCACTATCCTTTTAGAGGTTATTATAGGGATAAAAACCTCTTCATCACTAGTAAAACCAATTTCAGCCCATGCAAGCTTGCCTGGTATATAGTGATGAAAATAATAATTACCATAATCCCCTGTTTCAATTTCTTGCAACTCTTTTGTTCCCTCACTATCTTTTATAAATAATTTTAATTTATACCTATATAAAGACTTACTTAGATAGTCTTTATATTGTTCTCTTGTATCAGTTGAGATTTGCCAATAACAATATTGAATAGCAGGATCTACTGGGAGCAGTACCAATGTATCAACATTATAACTTTCAGGAATTTGATAATCATCCTTTTGTGGCATAACCTTTCTATCTTCGTCTTTATCTTTTTTAGTTAACGTTTTTGAGGAAGGCTGTATTTTTGTATTTTCAACATTTATGGCAGTATCCTTTTTACGTTCTAATGCATAAAGAGCTTCAATAAGCATTTTTTTTGACATATTTGATCTATTTTTTATATTTTTTTCCTTTGCTATCTTGTAAAGATCTTTATAGCTATAATCTTCATATTTCATAACTATCTCCCATTGTAATCAATTGATAGCTTATAGCACCTCAAATATTCAGCTGCATGTTTGCGCCAAGAAAAGTCCAAGGACATACACTTGTAGGCTATATTATATTGGTGCT containing:
- a CDS encoding TRAP transporter fused permease subunit, yielding MNIDIISAKKELPIIGKYIIYTVAVLSSLFHLWVNTIGVIPEIERNAIHYIFMLSLVFLMYPAFGKNRFILFDYLCLLLVVAVGFYLLIFDEALHARNEVMVVSDVIFATAAVLILFEATRRAVGLTIPILSLIFISYALFLGDYFEGIWNFPGVTYTRLMYRMYFAPDGIFGSIATISSTFVILFVIFASFLLYSGAGSFIINLAMALMGKRVGGPAKIAVFASGIMGSISGSAVANTSATGSITIPLMKRVGFKAEFAAAVEAAASTGGQILPPIMGAGAFIMSQWTGISYVNIILVAFMPAILYYITIIFYVHLRAKKKSFAVLKDEEIPNIKDVLKDGWSFIIPIIILIGLLIYGYTPTFSAAVGIIAVVVCSYFNKNSRMGLHSILDALALGSLNMVTTGTILLCAGIVVEVIILTGLGLKFSMLISMLAGHSLIITLLLVALAATILGMGLPVTASYIVLAVLTAPSILALMNAGYLAAHFNISLQDALNPQVAQGLMHFIPENIKKSSLLAAHMAIFWFSQTSNVTPPICLASYAAAGIAKADPIKTGFISLALAKGLYIIPFLFIYTPILFTGPLFDSIETIILATIGLFSLAVLFEGYYITTLNTVYRLFFGLSGLLMLLPSFYYHIAGLCLFIIMTFILFSKKKATSHKF
- a CDS encoding 1,4-alpha-glucan branching protein domain-containing protein, yielding MKGYWVLVLHSHLPFVKHPEYSFFLEEKWLFEAIDECYIPLLMLLKRLEEEHIYSRFTVSLSPTLCEMLVDTTLLYKYEVHLEKQIELANKEVERTKKDAIFNEIALFYLNRYKNIKSFFYEFLNKNVLKGFKYFKDIGKIEIITCAATHGLLPLLQVNTAAIKAQIHMAVTNYNKHFEESPKGIWLPECAYYVGLEEILAEFGIRYFFLDAHGVLYSEPRPKYGVFAPVYTEKGVATFARDIISSKQVWSAEEGYPGDFNYRDFYRDIGFDLDFNYIKDYINPDGVRVFTGFKYYKITGKTDYKEPYDYKIALEKTAEHAGHFVNERYRQLSELSKLMDRKPVIVSPYDSELFGHWWFEGHEFLYNIFKNLNDSGEIKAITPLDYLKEYPANQVVSLNPSSWGDKGYYEVWLNGANDWIYRHLHYMADKMVYYAKYYINTVNPFRIRLLNQMARELLLAQSSDWAFLITTKTADNYATKRTKEHIFNFLRLEELLNKNYKDEHFLTYLENKNSIFQDISFKIYAK
- a CDS encoding DUF4912 domain-containing protein, whose product is MKYEDYSYKDLYKIAKEKNIKNRSNMSKKMLIEALYALERKKDTAINVENTKIQPSSKTLTKKDKDEDRKVMPQKDDYQIPESYNVDTLVLLPVDPAIQYCYWQISTDTREQYKDYLSKSLYRYKLKLFIKDSEGTKELQEIETGDYGNYYFHHYIPGKLAWAEIGFTSDEEVFIPIITSKRIVVPRAGISDKTDETFLSIDENYMEILKLSGIDSNIHPSSIAFHRELLKQLSKHIKSSGDLYR